GCCGTACTCGTTGGGGACGGCGAGGAGCGCGGTGTCGGCGACGAGAGCCAGGGGCTGACAGCGCTCGACCCACTGCTTGTCCTTGGGCTCGATGGCCTGCTGTCCCTCCCCGAGGAGCTTTTCGAGCACCCTTGGCCACACTGCGGCAAGATCGGCAGGTACGTCAGCCACAGAGCACGCTCTCTCACAGGGGTCCCACGAATGTGTGGTTCTTTGGGACGGTCGGGACAAAAAATCCGGGATCAGACAACGGTAGTCAGGCCGACGGGTACGGTTCAAGTCGTTGTCCACAGCCTGTGCACAGTGTGGGGCCTCGCAGCCTCGGTTTGACCGGATGGCGTAGCCGCGCGTACCGTAACGAGGTCGAGTTGTCGATGGCTGCTGCCGCCTGCCTACCGATGGGCGAAGATCACCTTTTGTGATCGATTAGCGGTGCCACTCGGGCGAACACGCGAGTTTCCTCGTGGGCGCACGGTGACAGCCAGGCGATGTCCCGCCACAACGATTTATTCTCTGGAGCCCCCGAGTGAGCAAGCGCACCTTCCAGCCGAACAACCGCCGTCGTGCCAAGACCCACGGCTTCCGCCTGCGGATGCGTACCCGTGCCGGTCGCGCGATCCTCGCGAACCGCCGTGGCAAGGGCCGCGCCGCCCTTTCCGCGTAACAACGCGCGGGTCGTGACGTCGTGCTGTCTCCCGAGAATCGGCTGAGGCGGCGCGAGGACTTCGCGAGCGCGGTACGTCGAGGTCGCCGGGCTGGTCGCCCGCTCCTCGTCGTCCACCTACGTACAAGCGGTGCAACGGACCCGCACGAGCCGGGGGAGATCGATCCCTCGACGCGTGCGGGTTTCGTCGTCAGCAAGGCCGTGGGTGGCGCCGTCGTCCGTAACCGGGTGAAGCGCCGTTTGCGCCATCTTGTCCGCGAGCGGCTGTCCCAGCTGCCCGCCGGTAGCCTGGTGGTGGTACGGGCATTGCCCGGCGCGGGTGATGCCGGTGTCGACGAACTGGCCCGGGACCTGGATGCCGCCCTGTCGCGGCTCCTGGGAGGCGTGGCTCGATGAAGTACCCGCTGCTCGCATTGATCAAGCTGTACCAGTGGACGATCAGTCCGCTGCTCGGGCCGGTGTGCCGCTATTACCCCTCGTGCTCGCACTACGGGTTCACGGCCATCGACCGGCATGGTGCGGTGAAGGGGACGGTTCTGACCGGCTGGCGGATCCTGCGGTGCAATCCGTGGTCCGCCGGTGGTGTCGATCATGTCCCACCCCGTAAACGCCCGCGTTGGCACGAGCAGCTGCGCAGTGCGTTGCGTAGATCTCGCAATGCTCAAGGAGCCTGATTAGTGGACACGATTGCCAGTCTGTTCAGCTTTATCACCACGCCCGTCTCGTGGGTCATCGTCCAGTTCCACAGTCTGTACGGCGCGATCTTCGGCCCGGACAGCGGTTGGGCCTGGGGCTTGTCCATCGTGTCCCTGGTGGTCTTGATCCGCATCTGCCTGATCCCGCTCTTCGTGAAGCAGATCAAGGCGACGCGTGGCATGCAGGCGCTCCAGCCGAAGATGAAGGCGATCCAGGAGCGCTACAAGAACGACAAGCAGCGCCAGTCCGAAGAGATGATGAAGCTGTACAAGGAGACGGGTACCAACCCGCTCTCCTCGTGCCTGCCCATCCTGGCGCAGTCCCCGTTCTTCTTCGCGCTGTACCACGTGCTCTCGGCCATCGCCAACGGCCAGACCATCGGCGTCATCAACCAGCAGCTGCTGGAGAGCGCCCGTCAGGCGCACATCTTCGGCGCCCCGCTGGCCGCGAAGTTCACGGACAGCGAGGAGAAGGTCGCCGCGCTCGGCGCTTCCCTGATGGACGTCCGGATCGTGACCGCGGTCATGATCGTCATGATGTCGCTGTCGCAGTTCTACACCCAGCGTCAGCTGATGCAGAAGAACGTCGACCTCTCGGTCAAGACGCCGTTCATGCAGCAGCAGAAGATGCTGATGTACATCTTCCCGCTGATCTTCGCCTTCATGGGCATCAACTTCCCCGTGGGTGTCCTCGTCTACTGGCTGACCACGAACGTGTGGACCATGGGCCAGCAGATGTACGTGATCAACCAGAACCCGACGCCCGGCAGCAAGGCCCAGGACCAGTACCTGACCCGTCTGCTGAAGCACGTCACCACGCACGGCGATGTGAAGGGCCGGGGCAAGAAGAAGATCGTCGCGGCGATCGTGGCCAAGGGCCCGGACCGCAACGACAACGAGCGCAAGTTCATCGCGGCTCTCACGAAGCAGGGTCTGGCTGCCCAGGCGGACGGGTCTGTGATCAAGAGTGTCGAGGCCACGGCCGATTCGGACGCGGCGAGCGGCACTGCCGCCAAGCGCCAGCAGCCGAAGCGGCAGTCGAAATCGCAGCGCCAGACGCCCCCCAAGCCCTCTTCCAAGAAGTAAGAAGGAGTCCCTCCCGTGACGGAAGGCACCACCACCGCCGCCGCTGAGAGTGGCGACACCCTGACCCGCCTCGAGCAGGAGGGCGAGATCGCGGCCGACTACCTCGAGGGTCTGCTGGACATCGCCGACCTGGACGGGGACATCGACATGGACGTCGAGGCCGACCGGGCCGCGGTGTCGATCGTCAGCGACTCGGCCAGCCGTGATCTGCAGAAGCTCGTGGGCCGCGACGGTGAGGTCCTGGAGGCCCTGCAGGAGCTCACCCGCCTTGCCGTGCACCGGGAGACCGGGGACCGCAGCCGGCTGATGCTGGACATCGCCGGGTTCCGTGCGAAGAAGCGCGAGGAGCTGGCGGCGCTGGGCGCCCAGGCGGCCGCGGACGTGAAGGCGTCCGGCGAGCCGCTGAAGCTGGCCCCGATGACGCCCTTCGAGCGGAAGGTCGTTCACGACGCCGTGGCGGCTGCCGGTCTGAAGAGCGAGTCGGAGGGCGAGGAGCCGCAGCGCTTCGTCGTCGTGCTGCCGGCCTGATCGCAACCCTGAGTGTTCGGCCCCGTCTGTGTCGCAGACGGGGCCGAAGTTTGTCAGCCTGGCAGTGCCCGTTCGGGCGGTGCCAGTTCGAGCAGTGCGTTTTCAACGATCCATGCGGTACGGAAGGACGGTCCCCGTGACGGAGGCAGCGGAGCTTCCCCCGGCGCCCGAAGAGGCGCGCGCGGTGTTCGGCGAGTTTTTCCCGGAAGCTGTGCGGTATGCGGAGCTGCTGGCGGATGCGGGGGTCAAGCGCGGCCTGATCGGCCCGCGTGAGGTGCCACGGCTGTGGGAGCGGCACCTGCTGAACTGCGCGGTGCTCTCGGAGGTGGTGCCCGAGGGCGTCACCGTGTGCGATGTCGGCTCGGGTGCCGGCCTGCCCGGTATCCCGTTGGCTCTGGTGCGGCGCGATCTGAAGATCACGCTGCTGGAGCCGCTGCTGCGGCGTACGACCTTCCTGCAGGAGGCCGTGGAGCTGCTCGGCCTGGACCACGTCACGGTGGTGCGCGGCCGGGCCGAGGAGGTTCTGGGCAAGGTGCAGCCGGTGCATGTGGTGACGGCGCGTGCCGTGGCTCCGTTGGACCGCCTGGCGGGCTGGGGCGTGCCCCTGCTGCGTCCGTACGGGGAGATGCTGGCCCTGAAGGGCGACACTGCCGAGGAGGAGCTGGTGGCGGCGAAGGTCGCGCTGGCGAAGCTGGGTGTGGTGAAGACCTCGGTGCTGCACGTGGGCGAGGGTGTGGTGGATCCCATGTCGACGGTGGTCCGGGTAGAGGTCGGAGAAAGCCCCGGTGGGGTGAGGTTCGCGGCCAAGCGGGCTAAGGCCGCTCGCACCAGCCGGACGCGTCGGCGTCGCTGATTTCGGGTGCATTGAGCCCTATAGGTATGGATTTCGGAGTGTCGTAGCGGCCTGATGCCTCCGTCCGGGCATCGTGTTTCACGTGAAACGTCGCTCTCTGCTGCACGGAATCATCAGCCGCGGCCGTGCGGCTGCGTCCCCCCGCGATCGCAAGAACGAAGGGGGGACGGAGTTGTCCACATCGGTGGATTCATCCACAGGAGTACGGGCCCCGCTGGTTCGCAACCCCGATGCCATGGCAGGCTCTGTTCATCGCGAGCCTGATGTCGAGGAGAGTGACACCGTGCGGTCCGACGCCAACCTCGCGGGGCCGATGGCCGATCCGGTCCCCGGTCCCCGCTCTGAATCGGCGGGCGAGGATGTTTCACGTGAAACATCGTCGCCCCTTGTAGACAACGACACGCCCATCGGCCGTGCCGCCCAGCTGGCGGTCGAGGCGCTGGGGCGCGCCGGCGAGGGGCTGCCCCGCCCCGAGCAGACGCGGGTCATCGTGGTGGCCAACCAGAAGGGCGGCGTGGGCAAGACCACGACGACCGTGAACCTGGCGGCCTCGCTGGCTCTGCACGGTGCGCGGGTCCTCGTGGTCGACCTCGACCCCCAGGGCAACGCCTCCACGGCGCTCGGTATCGACCACCACGCGGATGTGCCCTCGATCTACGACGTGCTCGTGGACAGCCGGCCGCTGCTGGAGGTCGTCCAGCCGGTGGTGGACGTGGAGGGGCTCTTCTGTGCTCCGGCCACGATCGACCTGGCGGGTGCGGAGATCGAGCTGGTGTCGCTGGTGGCTCGGGAGAGCCGGCTGCAGCGGGCCATCCAGGCGTACGAGCAGCCGCTCGACTACATCCTGATCGACTGCCCGCCCTCGCTGGGGCTGCTGACGGTGAACGCGCTGGTGGCCGGCGCCGAGGTACTGATCCCGATCCAGTGCGAGTACTACGCGCTGGAGGGGCTGGGTCAGCTGCTGCGCAACGTCGACCTGGTGCGGGCCCACCTGAACCCCACGCTGCATGTCTCGACGATCCTGCTGACGATGTACGACGGCAGGACCCGGCTGGCCTCGCAGGTGGCGGAGGAGGTGCGCACCCACTTCGGCAAGGAGGTGCTGCGCACGAGCATCCCGCGGTCGGTGCGTATTTCGGAGGCGCCGAGCTACGGCCAGACGGTGCTCACCTACGATCCGGGTTCCAGCGGTTCTCTCTCCTACCTGGAAGCGGCGCGTGAGATCGCGCTGCGGGGGGCCGGAATTTCGTACGACGCCCAGCACGCCCATCTGGGCGCGGGCATGAACAGCACGCAGAGTGTGGCGGAGGGGATCCAGTGAGTGAGCGACGTAGGGGTCTGGGACGGGGGCTCGGTGCGCTGATCCCCGCAGCTCCGCAGGAGAAGACGCCGCCGGTGATCGGTGCCGGGTCGACGTCCCCGTCAGCGGTGCCTGCCATGGCATCGGAGCGCGGGATCGCGGCGGCGAAGCTGGCTTCGCTGGCGCAGGCGGATGTTT
The Streptomyces sp. NBC_01296 DNA segment above includes these coding regions:
- the rpmH gene encoding 50S ribosomal protein L34 — its product is MSKRTFQPNNRRRAKTHGFRLRMRTRAGRAILANRRGKGRAALSA
- a CDS encoding Jag family protein; translation: MTEGTTTAAAESGDTLTRLEQEGEIAADYLEGLLDIADLDGDIDMDVEADRAAVSIVSDSASRDLQKLVGRDGEVLEALQELTRLAVHRETGDRSRLMLDIAGFRAKKREELAALGAQAAADVKASGEPLKLAPMTPFERKVVHDAVAAAGLKSESEGEEPQRFVVVLPA
- the yidD gene encoding membrane protein insertion efficiency factor YidD, giving the protein MKYPLLALIKLYQWTISPLLGPVCRYYPSCSHYGFTAIDRHGAVKGTVLTGWRILRCNPWSAGGVDHVPPRKRPRWHEQLRSALRRSRNAQGA
- the yidC gene encoding membrane protein insertase YidC → MDTIASLFSFITTPVSWVIVQFHSLYGAIFGPDSGWAWGLSIVSLVVLIRICLIPLFVKQIKATRGMQALQPKMKAIQERYKNDKQRQSEEMMKLYKETGTNPLSSCLPILAQSPFFFALYHVLSAIANGQTIGVINQQLLESARQAHIFGAPLAAKFTDSEEKVAALGASLMDVRIVTAVMIVMMSLSQFYTQRQLMQKNVDLSVKTPFMQQQKMLMYIFPLIFAFMGINFPVGVLVYWLTTNVWTMGQQMYVINQNPTPGSKAQDQYLTRLLKHVTTHGDVKGRGKKKIVAAIVAKGPDRNDNERKFIAALTKQGLAAQADGSVIKSVEATADSDAASGTAAKRQQPKRQSKSQRQTPPKPSSKK
- the rsmG gene encoding 16S rRNA (guanine(527)-N(7))-methyltransferase RsmG, with product MTEAAELPPAPEEARAVFGEFFPEAVRYAELLADAGVKRGLIGPREVPRLWERHLLNCAVLSEVVPEGVTVCDVGSGAGLPGIPLALVRRDLKITLLEPLLRRTTFLQEAVELLGLDHVTVVRGRAEEVLGKVQPVHVVTARAVAPLDRLAGWGVPLLRPYGEMLALKGDTAEEELVAAKVALAKLGVVKTSVLHVGEGVVDPMSTVVRVEVGESPGGVRFAAKRAKAARTSRTRRRR
- a CDS encoding ParA family protein; translated protein: MAGSVHREPDVEESDTVRSDANLAGPMADPVPGPRSESAGEDVSRETSSPLVDNDTPIGRAAQLAVEALGRAGEGLPRPEQTRVIVVANQKGGVGKTTTTVNLAASLALHGARVLVVDLDPQGNASTALGIDHHADVPSIYDVLVDSRPLLEVVQPVVDVEGLFCAPATIDLAGAEIELVSLVARESRLQRAIQAYEQPLDYILIDCPPSLGLLTVNALVAGAEVLIPIQCEYYALEGLGQLLRNVDLVRAHLNPTLHVSTILLTMYDGRTRLASQVAEEVRTHFGKEVLRTSIPRSVRISEAPSYGQTVLTYDPGSSGSLSYLEAAREIALRGAGISYDAQHAHLGAGMNSTQSVAEGIQ
- the rnpA gene encoding ribonuclease P protein component codes for the protein MLSPENRLRRREDFASAVRRGRRAGRPLLVVHLRTSGATDPHEPGEIDPSTRAGFVVSKAVGGAVVRNRVKRRLRHLVRERLSQLPAGSLVVVRALPGAGDAGVDELARDLDAALSRLLGGVAR